One genomic region from Pseudoduganella dura encodes:
- a CDS encoding limonene-1,2-epoxide hydrolase family protein: MQHQDTTPVQIAELFFSHWNHNRIDEALLMLADDVLYDNVPFPDIVGRDAVGAFHRGFGVGTEFLLDWKVTHIAAAGNVVLNERIDIFRHRDGGPSHCP, from the coding sequence ATGCAGCATCAAGACACCACGCCCGTGCAGATTGCCGAGCTATTCTTTTCGCACTGGAACCATAACCGTATCGACGAGGCCCTGCTGATGCTGGCCGACGATGTCCTGTACGACAACGTGCCCTTTCCCGATATCGTCGGGCGCGACGCGGTGGGCGCCTTCCATCGCGGCTTTGGCGTCGGCACCGAGTTCCTGCTGGACTGGAAGGTGACGCATATCGCCGCGGCTGGCAATGTCGTCCTGAACGAGCGTATCGACATCTTCCGTCATCGCGACGGGGGGCCATCACACTGCCCGTGA
- a CDS encoding limonene-1,2-epoxide hydrolase family protein, translating into MGTITVKDGRITVWRDYFDPADFDRQLARIRGAATA; encoded by the coding sequence ATGGGAACAATCACCGTGAAGGACGGGCGGATCACGGTGTGGCGCGACTACTTTGACCCGGCGGACTTCGACAGGCAGCTGGCAAGGATCCGCGGCGCGGCCACGGCCTAG